The following are encoded in a window of Diorhabda sublineata isolate icDioSubl1.1 chromosome 3, icDioSubl1.1, whole genome shotgun sequence genomic DNA:
- the LOC130442052 gene encoding dnaJ homolog shv has protein sequence MYIKLIQLFLLISVICTAAVSAGRDFYKILGISKSASLHDIKKAYRKLAKELHPDKNKDDPNASQKFHDIGAAYEVLSDEEKRKKYDRCGEDCLQKDGMMDGGMDPFASFFGDFGFHFGGNSQKHETPRGADLVMDVFVTLEDLYTGTFIEITRNKPVLKPTKGTRKCNCRQEMITKSLGPGRFQMIQQNVCDECPNVKLVNEEKLLEMEVEPGMVDGQETKFVAEGEPHLDGEPGDLILKIKTQPHQMFERREDDLYTNVTISLQDALTGFTMEITHLDGHKVSVVRDKITWPGARIRKKGEGMPNYENNNLHGTLYITFDVEFPKQELTAEDKEALRKILNQSSNNKVYNGLRGY, from the exons ATGTACATTAAACTTATTCAGTTATTCTTATTAATAAGTGTCATTTGTACTGCTGCAGTGTCAGCAGGTagagatttttataaaatattaggTATATCAAAATCTGCTAGTTTACATGATATTAAAAAAGCATATAGGAAATTAGCCAAAGAGCTTCATCCGGATAAAAATAAGGATGACCCGAATGCTTCACAGAAATTCCATGACATAGGTGCAGCTTATGAGGTTCTCTCAGacgaagaaaaaagaaagaagtatGATAGATGTGGAGAAGACTGTTTACAGAAGGATGGAATGATGGATGGAG GTATGGATCCATTCGCGAGTTTCTTTGGAGACTTTGGCTTCCACTTTGGAGGCAATTCTCAAAAACATGAAACTCCGAGAGGAGCAGATTTAGTTATGGATGTGTTTGTTACATTAGAAGATCTTTATACTGGCACCTTTATTGAAATTACAAGAAACAAACCAGTATTAAAACCAACAAAAGGCACCCGTAAATGTAATTGCAGACAAGAAATGATTACTAAAAGTTTGGGACCGGGTAGATTTCAGATGATACAACAAAATGTGTGTGACGAATGCCCAAACGTAAAATTAGTTAATGAGGAAAAGTTGTTGGAAATGGAAGTTGAACCTGGTATGGTCGACGGACAAGAAACCAAATTTGTAGCTGAAGGAGAACCACATTTGGATGGAGAACCAGGAgatcttattttgaaaatcaaaacacAGCCACACCAAATGTTCGAAAGGAGGGAAGACGATTTATACACAAATGTTACAATAAGTTTACag gaTGCTTTAACTGGTTTTACAATGGAAATAACGCATTTGGATGGTCATAAAGTTAGTGTAGTTAGAGATAAAATAACTTGGCCAGGTGCACGTATTCGTAAGAAGGGTGAAGGTATGCCAAACTATGAGAACAACAATTTACATGGTACCCTTTACATAACATTCGACGTAGAATTTCCTAAACAAGAATTAACTGCGGAGGACAAAGAAG
- the LOC130442051 gene encoding uncharacterized protein LOC130442051: MNGVFCDMFCKRCTGRPSKYFIYTRNFTDGMKFKRVPSIYWILILLCIVMLFLADVFQMQYLTIQLTKPVINSVTFDDKSYTIYTPGCKIPYMDPFDQNIREYITSMKLPKCNEGKPPLFESNLTSIYVLNSSLSYYQLDDTTRLDCCYSPFFRQEPEGNESDNKIIVSDCRYFNDSVDIKEEFIQVTCKYDNTTIYEDTFAFVPIKNKIQAKSKSMNVLVIGLDAVSRLNLHRQMPKTVSYLKDIEAVELLGYNKVGDNTFPNLIPVLTGFSEKELVENCWPTTEDRFDNCTFIWDIYRDANHLTAYGEDSSWMGLFNYQRRGFKKQSTDYAYNYFNRYSESKIGNTKSMNVQDCEGGRFVFRDLLSYIKNFVITMVDNKLPYFGFFWGAALSHDILNKPKLGDEDYRNFFKELFENHYLDNTFVFFISDHGIRWGDIRQTFQGRMEERLPFVLAVLPINFRKKYSLHYKNLKLNSKRLTTPFDLHETLLDILKLSWKLEDRHGSNRGISWFKEISPLRTCEDAGIESHWCTCQQSAEIPTNNSRVEKAAKAAVDHINGLLKGYAQCARLALNKISDARLMTHTSQINGSNMISDYMLTLDVSPSEAVFEVTVRYIEKAKTFEIIGTISRLNLYGKQSTCITDFHLKLYCYCENLL; encoded by the exons atgaacggAGTTTTCTGTGACATGTTTTGCAAGAGATGTACAGGACGTCccagtaaatattttatttatactag AAACTTCACCGATGGAATGAAATTTAAGCGGGTGCCTTCAATATATTGGATATTGATTTTGTTATGTATAGTAATGCTGTTTCTCGCCGATGTCTTCCAAATGCAGTACCTTACGATACAACTCACAAAACCAGTAATAAACAGTGTTACTTTCGACGACAAATCATACACTATATATACGCCAGGGTGTAAAATACCATACATGGACCCCTTCGACCAAAACATAAGAGAGTACATAACCTCAATGAAGTTGCCGAAGTGTAACGAAGGTAAACCACCGTTATTCGAATCGAACCTAACCTCAATATACGTTTTGAATTCTTCACTGTCCTACTATCAACTTGACGATACGACGAGACTGGATTGTTGTTATTCGCCTTTTTTCAGACAGGAACCCGAAGGAAATGAATCggataataaaataatcgtaAGCGATTGTCGTTATTTTAACGATAGCGTCgatattaaagaagaatttattCAAGTTACGTGTAAATACGACAATACTACTATTTATGAAGATACTTTCGCTTTTGTACCTATAAAAAATAAGATTCAAGCTAAATCTAAAAGTATGAATGTGCTTGTGATAGGCTTAGACGCAGTTTCCAGATTGAATTTACATCGACAGATGCCGAAGACTGTTAGTTATTTAAAAGACATAGAGGCTGTTGAGCTACTCGGTTATAATAAAGTGGGTGATAatacttttcctaatttgaTACCGGTACTAACCGGATTTTCCGAAAAAGAACTGGTAGAAAACTGTTGGCCTACAACCGAAGACCGTTTCGATAATTGTACTTTCATTTGGGACATTTACCGCGACGCAAATCACCTTACCGCTTACGGAGAAGATTCGTCTTGGATGGGTCTGTTCAATTACCAACGTAGAGGCTTCAAAAAACAATCCACAGATTACgcttataattatttcaatagataCAGCGAATCGAAAATAGGCAATACCAAAAGTATGAACGTTCAAGATTGCGAAGGGGGTCGATTCGTTTTTAGAGATTTATTgagttatatcaaaaatttcgtCATAACAATGGTCGATAATAAGTTACCttatttcggttttttttgGGGAGCAGCTCTATCTCACGACATTTTAAATAAACCCAAATTAGGCGACGAGGATTaccgaaatttttttaaagaacttTTCGAAAATCATTATTTAGATAATACATTCGTATTTTTCATCAGTGATCACGGTATAAGATGGGGAGATATACGACAAACTTTCCAAGGTCGAATGGAAGAGAGACTACCATTCGTTTTAGCAGTACTTCCGATAAACTTCCGGAAAAAATACTcattacattataaaaatttgaaattgaattcaAAAAGACTGACGACGCCATTCGATTTACACGAAACTCTGCTAGATATCCTCAAACTTTCGTGGAAACTCGAAGACCGCCACGGATCTAATAGAGGAATTAGTTGGTTCAAGGAGATCAGTCCGTTGCGGACCTGCGAAGACGCCGGTATTGAAAGCCACTGGTGTACGTGTCAACAAAGCGCGGAGATTCCGACTAATAACAGTCGAGTCGAGAAGGCGGCGAAAGCGGCGGTGGATCACATAAACGGTCTACTCAAAGGGTACGCTCAATGCGCTCGGCTCgctttaaacaaaatttctgaCGCTCGATTGATGACTCATACTTCTCAAATCAACGGATCGAACATGATATCGGATTACATGCTAACCTTGGACGTTTCACCCAGCGAAGCTGTCTTCGAGGTGACCGTTAGGTATATCGAGAAAGCTAAAACTTTCGAAATAATTGGAACCATCAGTAGGTTGAATCTGTATGGGAAACAGAGTACTTGTATTACggattttcatttgaaactttATTGTTATTGCGAAAATTTGCTGTGA